A genome region from Polypterus senegalus isolate Bchr_013 chromosome 7, ASM1683550v1, whole genome shotgun sequence includes the following:
- the LOC120532894 gene encoding probable G-protein coupled receptor 150, with the protein MNAPMEVLSSLSSSGHTNVSTLVASWNLSTHILKGNVTEMPIYNRRIRIISLTVIFAIALVGNSTVLHKICCGKTKKRKIDFLITNLALADVCVSVMTLLSQIIWEVLEDEWVAGDLACRVFKIFQVFGLIASSNIIAIIALERHHVILHPLESPLPAKLLASLGWLAALLLSIPQAFVFKVIQAKDKAKCVSVFANLPTWHFQVYIIYGSITVFFLPFCILCVAYTRILWTIWRKEQPVESAYEESRCADPKYLRRPVKITATNSSIPRAKIKTLKMTLVIIILFIICGLPYFIIEMKVAFGSSTHLDEVVTAVLGIFVVTNSAVNPYVYLFFKTNNVLLRKVEKNLCFSCLKDYRENTFHRELLAYPWRKVEQSAGATNSDTDTSTLPSMSCSKPTGSLSDINSCDSST; encoded by the coding sequence ATGAATGCCCCGATGGAGGTGTTAAGTAGTTTGAGCAGTTCTGGGCACACGAATGTATCCACTTTGGTGGCCAGCTGGAACCTAAGCACGCATATCCTAAAGGGAAACGTCACCGAGATGCCCATTTACAACAGAAGGATCCGAATTATCTCTCTGACTGTCATCTTTGCCATCGCGCTCGTAGGTAACTCCACAGTGCTGCATAAGATTTGCTGTGGGAAAACCAAAAAGAGGAAAATTGACTTTCTTATCACGAACCTGGCGCTGGCTGACGTCTGCGTCTCAGTAATGACTTTGCTCTCGCAGATAATCTGGGAAGTTTTGGAGGACGAATGGGTGGCAGGGGACCTGGCTTGCAgagtttttaaaatctttcaggTATTTGGGCTGATCGCCTCGTCCAATATCATTGCCATCATCGCGCTCGAGAGACACCATGTCATCTTGCACCCCCTGGAATCTCCTCTGCCCGCAAAACTGCTAGCATCCCTGGGCTGGCTCGCCGCTCTCCTTCTTTCCATTCCCCAGGCTTTTGTGTTCAAAGTGATTCAGGCGAAAGATAAAGCTAAATGCGTCAGTGTCTTCGCCAACCTGCCAACCTGGCATTTCCAGGTGTACATCATTTATGGCTCTATTACTGTGTTTTTCCTCCCATTCTGCATCTTGTGCGTGGCGTACACACGGATTCTATGGACCATTTGGAGGAAAGAGCAACCTGTGGAAAGCGCCTATGAGGAGTCCAGGTGCGccgatcccaagtatttaaggaGACCCGTGAAGATCACAGCTACTAACAGCTCTATCCCCAGGGCTAAAATAAAGACTCTCAAAATGACCCTGGTTATCATTATTCTGTTTATAATATGTGGGCTGCCGTACTTCATCATTGAAATGAAAGTTGCTTTTGGAAGTAGCACGCACCTGGACGAAGTGGTGACAGCAGTTCTGGGGATATTTGTGGTCACTAACAGCGCTGTGAACCCGTACGTGTACCTCTTCTTTAAAACCAACAACGTCCTCCTGAGGAAGGTGGAAAAAAACTTGTGTTTCTCCTGCTTAAAGGACTACCGAGAGAACACCTTTCACAGGGAGCTACTAGCCTACCCATGGAGGAAAGTAGAGCAGTCGGCGGGCGCCACCAATTCGGACACGGATACCTCCACACTGCCATCGATGAGCTGCTCGAAGCCCACAGGCTCCCTTAGTGACATTAACTCGTGTGACAGTTCCACCTGA